The nucleotide sequence AGTCAGGTCATGAATTCCAATTTAAAAAGAATCCCAAAGAAAATAGAGGAACTCCTCAAGGTCGTAATCCCTTCAAGTCAGGTCATGAATTCCAATAAAAAAAAATGAATAACATGGAACAAATAAAAGAACTAGAGTCGTAATCCCTTCAAGTCAGGTCATGAATTCCAATTATACCCCTGACGATGTAAAAGTCAGAGGTATAGATAAGTCGTAATCCCTTCAAGTCAGGTCATGAATTCCAATCGGGAGAGAATTCCGGACTGAAGCATATCATTTACAAAAGTCGTAATCCCTTCAAGTCAGGTCATGAATTCCAATTAATCAAGAAATAAAAAAGGAGGAAAAAAATGTTTTTAGTCGTAATCCCTTCAAGTCAGGTCATGAATTCCAATTATTGGAGGAGATAAAAGCGAAGAAGGAAAAAGAAGAAAGTCGTAATCCCTTCAAGTCAGGTCATGAATTCCAATCTCGGGGTTGAACATAACCGAATAAATGTCTCCCTGAAAGTCGTAATCCCTTCAAGTCAGGTCATGAATTCCAATATACATGGGCAAAAAATAGACAGTTTTCCGGTATCAAAAGTCGTAATCCCTTCAAGTCAGGTCATGAATTCCAATGCAGAATTGCAACCTCACGCTCCAGTGAGGTTGTATGTAGTCGTAATCCCTTCAAGTCAGGTCATGAATTCCAATGATGCTGGGTGAGTTCCCGGCATCTGTCAAGATTGACGAGTCGTAATCCCTTCAAGTCAGGTCATGAATTCCAATGGTATAGATGAGGATAACATTCTTCATGTATATAACATGTCGTAATCCCTTCAAGTCAGGTCATGAATTCCAATACGATAAGCTCAACAAAAAAGAGCTTTTAAAAATAATAAGTCGTAATCCCTTCAAGTCAGGTCATGAATTCCAATATTTGAACATGCTGAAATGTTATCAAGAAATATCGGATATGTCGTAATCCCTTCAAGTCAGGTCATGAATTCCAATCGGTTATGTGTTGTGCTGGCATTTCAACCAGCACGACCTGTCGTAATCCCTTCAAGTCAGGTCATGAATTCCAATTAGGGGAGAAGCCCGCAATTCGAGATGGTTAAAGCTCCATGTCGTAATCCCTTCAAGTCAGGTCATGAATTCCAATCCTGAAATGGGAGAGTGACACCAAGAAAAGAAAAATAGGGTCGTAATCCCTTCAAGTCAGGTCATGAATTCCAATCCGTCGAACACGTAGTGAAACGTGTACCAGAATCAAATGACGGCAATCCCTTCAAGTCAGGTCATGAATTCCAATATCTTCGTCCTCGTGGGATATCCCCGAGGACTTGAAAAAAGTCGTAATCCCTTCAAGTCAGGTCATGAATTCCAATAGCCCCTATTTTTATACCTTAAGTTTTAGTAAGTTACAATGCCATTTTTTAGGAAGGGGGGTATCTGATTTTCCTACTTTTCAAAATCAGACCCCCTGTTTTGTAAACTATTAATAATATTGAACAAAAAATTTGTTGTGGATTTTTGTTTTATTTTCCATAACTTATTGTTAGTAATGAAAATTCCCCCAACTTAGATTTACTCTAAAATCCACACGAAATTTTGCAAATTTACAAAACAAAACGTACGACTCGTTTTGTTTTGTACTCATCCCTTCTGAACCCTATATACTTGCCAAACAACATCGGAAATTTTAATCTCTTTATCAAGTTTCGCACTTCGTTTTGAGATTGCTTCGTCGTTTTCACTCCCTGCCCTGTTAAATGCCACTGGCAATCAGCGAAACTGATATAACAGGGCGAACAAAGACGTGAAAACAGTGTAAGTAAGATACTTGAATTCTTTACTTAATTTTATATTTCAAAAAACACATAGTCAATTGAAATTAAAACATGTTTATCCATTCTAAAGCTGACTTTCTTTCAAAAATATCCCAAAAAGACTGATTAGTATAATCACACAAACAATTTCTACAGCCCGTATTACACTTTTCATGGCAGCTCAACTGCTTCTTTATCGAGTTTAAAAAGTTGTTGATATCCATATCAAAAAGTTTTGAAACATATCCAGCTCCTCCTGCAACAGAATCAAATAAAACAATATCTAAAGAATCTTCTTTAATCTTAAAAGTTGCTCTAATCTCGTTATTAATCAAATCAAGCAGGTTAACTGCAGCAAATCTTGCTGATTCGGCAAGTGTTCTAGCCACAGCTTTTGATTTATTATCTATAAGAAGTTTTTGAAATCTGAAAATTACCACATCCGTTTCAAATATGTGGGCTAAGTTTATGGGTGCTAAAAGCAATTCTTTTTTACAAAACTTCTCAGAATGCAACTCTTTGTGTTTTTGTTTTCTTTCTCCGTTAAATTTTGCTAGCTCCATATAATTGCAAACGTCACATTTCAGAAAACCACTCCCAAAAGGTCCTTTATTTAAAACAAATAATTTACCTTTTCAAGTTTCGCACTTAATTCGGTCATTGCGACCGCCCACTTAACGCCTTAAGTGGGCGGGTGGCAATCTCAAAACAATAAAAGAAAAGAGATTGCTTTGTCGTATTCACTCCTCGCAAAGACTTGTAGAAGGCGTAAGTGCGAAACTTGAATAATAAATTATTTGGAAAATTTCTCAGATACCCTTGTTCTGTAAAAAGCCATGATTCAAGAAAACACGGTCTCTTTCATCATACATTTAAGCTTTTAAAACAAATTTCAAATTTAAATGATGTTGGTAATAAAACAAAAGATTTATGTTTGGTTGGCGCAGTTTTCCATGATATTGGTAAAATAAAATCATTGCATAATTATGTAGAAAAAAGCAAAAATATATACTCATATGATTTTCTCATTGGACACAAACAAAACTCTATTGAAATTTTTGACGATCTATCAAGCAGAATCAACAATTTTCCATCTATCTATCATCGGCTGATAAAAAATATAATTATTTGGACTCATAATGTCGATTATGATGTACCAGGAACCTTACCTGGTAAAATCATATCTATTCTTGATAATACAGATGCTGCAATATCATCTCTGATTGAAAAAGATAAAAAGATAAGTGTTGGTAGGTTTTCAAAGCTTCCTTACCAAAAAAATTATTACTATAAAGCGATTTAATACTTCTGGATGCAAAACTATATTAATGGAGAATTTATTTTTGCAGTGTTTTGAATATTCCGGATTAAGAAAACAACTCTGATTTAACGGACGGAGATACCGAATTTTTTGCTTGCAAGCGTCGCTTACGCGCAGAACTTTCTCCATTTTTAATATGCGACATATAACGGTGTCTGACTTACTCTGATACATTCAATATTTTTTTAGCTTTCCTACCTCATAAAGACGCTGGATTTTAGAAGAAATGGATTTGTTTGGCCTGACGGATGCTAAATTTGCCTCTTAATATTTAATTTATGAGCCAGTTTAGCTGAATGCGTTTTTTCGAGTTTTTATCTCTGTTTTTTCGAGGCGGTTTTAGCTTTTCGTTTTTTCGAGCAGAATTTTTTAAATAACTCATTAAACAGTAGCAACAGTATTACTTTAAAAATTACATATTAAACAAGGTATTTTATAAAGTATGATAATCAGAAATATTATATTATTATTTCATGGTTTTTTTATAAGTTTTATACACTTTATATTTAACATATCAATAAATATTACATAATGTCATTTTCACAGATTAGCTGCAAATAAGGCTTTAGCATACAATCAAAAACAAAAAACACCTATAAACAATTTTTTATTATTTTTTCCTTGACATATTATACTATAGTCTCATATTGAATAAATATTGATTTTTTGATAATCAGTTCAGGCTGAAAATCAAAATAAAAATGCTTTAAAGGAGGTCATTATGCCAACATTAAAAAAATTTAACGAATAGGAGGGGCTTTATGAAAAAGTATCAAAAGCTTTATAATCTGAAGTATTCTGATTTATCTAAGGTTTGGGGGCTATCTGAAGGAACTCTGCGGAACTGGAAATCAAGCGGAGTTTTCAAGCAAGGTAGAGATTACGTCGGAAGAGGAAAAAACAATTAGATTTGCTGAGGATATTGCATACAGATATCCAGACTTTGTAGAAAAAAGCTCTTAAACTAAATTAAATGTGGGAAAAATATGAGCAAAAAAGACGTAAAACTGTATAAAGACAGGAATTATTTTCTAGTAGCGTTTTATTACAATGGCGTAAGAGTTCGGGAAAGACTAAACTTAAAAAGTAGCGGCAGAAAAGATGCCGAAAAGTGGGCGGAAAGAAGACGAAGCGACATCGAGGCAAAACTTTTGGAAAACAGTTTCGAATATGCAAAAGAATTCCCGAACTCCAAAAATTTAAGAAGATTTGGCATCATAAGTCACGAGTCCAAAAACAAAACATTCAGTGAAGTTTGTGAAGAGATTGATGAAATAAACGATCTTTATTACAAAAAAGGTATAATAAAGAGAAGCACAGTCAAGAATTACAAAAAAAATACAAACATATTGAAAAAGTGGTTGGGCGAAAAATATGTAAAAAATATATCGCCAGCTGACATAAAACAGTTCAAACTTGAATATCTCGAGAGCGTATCAGTTAAAACAGTAAACAATAAACTGACCAGCTTGAGAAACATAATCAGATTTTGTGCTGAAAGCGGATATATTGAAAATGATTTCGCAGATTCGATAAAAAACCTGAAAACAAACAATGCGGAGGTTGATGTCGTTGAAAATGTTTTCACAGAAGAGGAAGTTGCTGCCATTCTAAATCACATCTACAAGTACCACAGATATGCTTATGCTTTTTATTATGTCGGTTTTCATACGGGTATGCGGATCGGAGAGCTGTTAGCCATGAAATGGTCAAATATTGACTGGCACAGCAAAACTTATTTCGTCCAGGAAACTATGACAGAATACACACTTTCAAGACCTAAAACTGAAAGCAGCATACGAAATGTATCATTATTTGACGATGTTTTAAGCGTTTTAGATTATCACAAAAAACACTTCGGGAAAAAATCAAAATTTATTTTTGTAAACCAGTACGGCAATAATTATATAAGCAATAATGCATTTACTGATATTGTCTGGAAACCGACATTGGAGGAGCTGGGTCTAAGATACAGAATTCCGTCAATATGCGTCACACTTATGCAACCCATGCGCTCATCAACGGAGAAAATTTAAATTTTTTAGCGAGGCAGTTGGGGCATTCATCTTTTGAGATGATTTTCAGAAAATACGGTAAAGTGATAAAAAATACGAAAAATATGCAATCATCCATAAAGTCGCCTTACGGAGAATCTGTCAACTTATTGTCCACATCGAAGGAAAGAAAAATTAAACTTGTTGTCAATAAAGAGGAATTATGGTGCCTGAGGGGGGACTCGAACCCCCACAGCCGATTACGGCCACAAGATCCTTAGTCTTGCGTGTCTACCAGTTCCACCACCCAGGCAAAAGGTTTGAAACCACTGTATATCAGTAACAGCACAGCATATTGTGTGAAAGGCTTATACGATTTTTTAGCCTTATTGTCAACTGTAAAATAGGAAGTTCTTCCAATATTTTCAAACAGATGATTGTTTTTTCCTGAAATATTTCAGTTTTTACTTTCAAATTATTCAAGAAACCTTAATAGTGGCATACTTGTATAATTTCCAAAATTCTTATACTTTGACACAATCACAAATCCAGATAGTTTTTTAGTCAGGAGGGTTAATAGTGAAAATCACAGCAACAGATACATTTTCTATACAGATGGAAGTGGGCTTTTCAGTTGCAGATATTACCGGTAAAATTAGTGATTTTGTAGAAAAATCCGGTTTTAAGGAAGGTACAGTTAACGTATTTGCAAAAGGCTCCACAGCCTCAGTCACCACAACAGAATACGAGCCCGGAACAGTGAAAGATCTAAGACAGCTTTTTCATCAACTAGCTCCTGCAGGTAAATATTATGAACATCACAAAACATGGAATGACGGTAACGGCCACAGCCACCTCCAGGCATCAATACTGGGGCCATCAATCACCTTACCTGTACAAAATGGTAATATCCTTACAGGAACCTGGCAGCAAATCATACTCATCAATCACGATGTCCGGGAGCGGAAAAGAACGGTTGTTTTAACAGCTATTGGGAATTTTTATTAATTTTTCCTTGGAAAATTAATGAAATTGTTATACATAACAGTACTTCGGGATGTAGCGCAGTTTGGTAGCGCGCTGGTTTCGGGTACCAGAGGTCGTGGGTTCAAATCCCGCCATCCCGATTTTTTTCATCAAAAGAGTTATAGTTTCAATAATAAACTGTTAATTTGAGCTATTTTATGAAACGTCCATCAGAAATGATGGTATCTCAAATTCACAGATATGTATTTATCTGAAATAGAAAATGTTCCTTACGGCCTATAAAAAAAAGATTTGCGTGTGCCCATAAAAAGTTATAATAACAGACAGAGATAAATTCAAGATTGGAATTTTTACGTAATCGAATCATGAAGATTACATGTAAACAAACTAAAGTGCAGATAGCTCCACAAATAAAATCATAACGAAATAGTTGGCACCCTCCCATTTTCTCAAAAAGATATTTGATAAGTATTTGTAAAGAAAGGTAAAAGATGAAGATAAGTGATTGAATAAGCCTCCTTTTTCCTGTATAGTGAATTTACCATAAAGCACTAACAAAAAAGAAAAAGGAGGCAGTTTATGATAAGTGAAATTAGGAAAAATGTGAAGAGAAAAATTGTGAGTGTAGTATCATCAATTTCAGAGGATAATGTAAGTGTAAAAAAGCCCCTTCATAAATATATTTTGGAAATAGTAACCGGAGTATTAGCCTCAAAGAGCTGCAACTTAACAGAAATAGCAAGAAGCCTGAAGGAAGATATAGCCATAAAAGACACTTTAAAAAGGATACGCCGTAATGTCCATGATCACCCAGAGATTCTTGAATTGTCGAATTATTACAATATGAACAAGTGGAAAGACAAAGTAAGGGAAGAAACAATAATAGCATTGGATGCGGGAGACATTTGTCATCATTTTGGCAATAACTTTGAAAATCATTGTCGTTTAAGAGATGGGATCAAAGGCAGTACCGGCAACGGTTATTATCTAAATCAAAT is from Flexistipes sinusarabici DSM 4947 and encodes:
- a CDS encoding DUF1998 domain-containing protein, which gives rise to MELAKFNGERKQKHKELHSEKFCKKELLLAPINLAHIFETDVVIFRFQKLLIDNKSKAVARTLAESARFAAVNLLDLINNEIRATFKIKEDSLDIVLFDSVAGGAGYVSKLFDMDINNFLNSIKKQLSCHEKCNTGCRNCLCDYTNQSFWDIFERKSALEWINMF
- a CDS encoding HD domain-containing protein, giving the protein MRNLNNKLFGKFLRYPCSVKSHDSRKHGLFHHTFKLLKQISNLNDVGNKTKDLCLVGAVFHDIGKIKSLHNYVEKSKNIYSYDFLIGHKQNSIEIFDDLSSRINNFPSIYHRLIKNIIIWTHNVDYDVPGTLPGKIISILDNTDAAISSLIEKDKKISVGRFSKLPYQKNYYYKAI
- a CDS encoding tyrosine-type recombinase/integrase, producing MSKKDVKLYKDRNYFLVAFYYNGVRVRERLNLKSSGRKDAEKWAERRRSDIEAKLLENSFEYAKEFPNSKNLRRFGIISHESKNKTFSEVCEEIDEINDLYYKKGIIKRSTVKNYKKNTNILKKWLGEKYVKNISPADIKQFKLEYLESVSVKTVNNKLTSLRNIIRFCAESGYIENDFADSIKNLKTNNAEVDVVENVFTEEEVAAILNHIYKYHRYAYAFYYVGFHTGMRIGELLAMKWSNIDWHSKTYFVQETMTEYTLSRPKTESSIRNVSLFDDVLSVLDYHKKHFGKKSKFIFVNQYGNNYISNNAFTDIVWKPTLEELGLRYRIPSICVTLMQPMRSSTEKI
- a CDS encoding secondary thiamine-phosphate synthase enzyme YjbQ — its product is MKITATDTFSIQMEVGFSVADITGKISDFVEKSGFKEGTVNVFAKGSTASVTTTEYEPGTVKDLRQLFHQLAPAGKYYEHHKTWNDGNGHSHLQASILGPSITLPVQNGNILTGTWQQIILINHDVRERKRTVVLTAIGNFY